The Novipirellula aureliae genome segment GAGGGAAACGGTTAATTCACCATTCGCCGACAAGACTTCGACATCACCGTTTTCGGATGTTTGCACGGGATAGAATCCGCGTCGCATCAGCGATTCAACGGCGTCGTTATCGGAGGTCAGCTCTTTGTCGGCGCGTAGGTTTGCGCTCATCCCTTCGGGTTTGCGGAGCACATCGACGATCTTCAGATCATCGAGCGCATCTTTGATTTCGTTCAGTTTATCGGAATTAAGTTCTTCATCTAAACCGAGTTGCACCGTTGTCGGGTCGGCCAACGGATTGTTTGGATCAAACTCGCTTAGCTGTTTCAGCTTCCATTGCGATCCGTCCATTTCGACATCGGCCGTGTAATTACGATTCAAGGCAATTTGTCCACCTTGTCCCAGGATGGCGCTGTAGTCCTTGATTTCCATACTGTCGACTTCGATGCTGCTAAGTTTTAGCAGGTCCTCTTCGATCCAATCTTGGAACCGAGTTGTCAATGGTGTTTCATCGAGCGAGACGACATACACGGGATCTTGCCCAGGTCGCCGAACATACACTTTCGACGGATCGTCCTTGACTTTGTCACCGATGATGATCGAGGCTAAATCGTTTTGCGACTCGTCTTTGAGTGTCACCAAGCGACCGACACCTTCGTCACCGATCTGCAGAGCTTCCAGGGCCGGTTCGACGACACCGAGTTCGTCATGATCCTCCGCATTTTCGGTTTGAATATCCAAAACTTTCAGATCAACCAATGCGTTGGCGGCACCCTTCATCTGGTCCACTGCGTCGGCTGGGTAGCCCTTGCGTGATGGAATGGTCCAGGCCCCGGTTTGCCGGTCCTTGCGGACTTCGAACGAGGCCAATGTCCCTTGAAGTTCGTCAAACGTGACGATCTTCAAACTGGCGGCCGATAACGGGTCTTTGAACTCGGCAAACAATGGCTTGCCGATAATGGGTGTGGTTTCACTTTCGTTTGCAGCAGGCCATGCGACAATGGTTGCGATGCCAAGCACCACGACAGCAGCGGCCCAGAACAATCCGGTTTTCAATCCTTCAGTCACAGTCTTTTCTCTCGTAAATTATTTCAAACGGCTCTTGCTGATATTTTCACGTTCACGCAGCCGACGGCTGGCGAAGACAATCACACCGACGATCAGTGGCGGAATACACGGCAGCACAACGGCTGCGGCTTTCACTTGGTTTTGAATCGCGGTCACTTTCTGATCCGCAACACGTTGGATTTCGCGAATGTTCTTTTGCATCTCGCGTTCCGTCTTGGTTTGCTTGACATCAAGCATTCGCTGTTCCCGTTCTTGCCTGGTTTGGAACTCTTGAACCTTGGCTTGAATCTCCGCTCGGGATATCCGGCCATCGGCTCCTTCCTTCTGGAGCTTCTCGAGTTCTTCACGTAGCGATTTGAGTCCCGCATCCATTTTTTCTTGGGCTTCGCGAACGGTCGCATCGGATTCATCTTGGAACGCTTTGCTCTTCTTGCGAACCTCGCTACTCGCTTCTTCCTTGACCGCATCGATCATCTTCAGACTGGCAAAGATCGGTTCATGCTTGCGAACCTCAATGAATTCCGTTTCACCCGTTAACCAATCGATCGCATTGAGCAGGAACGTCACGTTTTGGAATTGGAACCGCATTTCCGCAGCCTGTTCAGGGTCCGCTCGAATCTGCAAGAAAACAGGGAGCATCATATCCATGTCAGCGACATAGACCGCTTTGACAGGTGCCATGGCCGACTCTTTGCCGTCGCCTGCATCATCGGATTCCGCAGTCGCGTCGTCCTTCTCCTCGTCTTCGGCTAATGCCTTGCTGCCGCTCAGCGATTCACCTTCAATCGCCATCGCTATCGTCAAACCAGGACTAACCGAGTCGATTTCTCGTTCCAGTGTCGATTGGCCCTGAAGAATCCGAGTGACTTTGTCCATCGAGATCAACCCGCTCATCGAACCCGTTTTCAGCAGCGGAGTGTGCTTGAGCGTGGTGGATCCAGTCGCCCGAACGGCACCGGTATAAAGTGCCAAGACCTCTCGAAGTTTGGACGTGATCGGGTGTTGGTCGCTAAGCGCTTCCCCTTTTTTGACGCCTGGTGCATCGTCTTTCACGAACACCCACAAATCGTTGATGTTCATTTCCAAGTTCGGATAGGGATTGTATTGTTGCCAAACCAAGTCAGGCGAATACATGCCTTGCATCGCTGCTCTTCCAGGCGACTCGATTTCCAAAGCTTCCCATAATTCGCGAATGTCGCCTTTGGGTTGCGGACCACCACCGCCGAACATTGAGCCAGGCGATTGTTTGGGTTGTCCCGTTGGTGTTACATAAGCGTTCACAAACGGAATGGGATCTTCGAAGATAGCGACTGGAACGCCTGCTTTGACAGCATCGACGAGTCGACCGAACTGATCGGGCGCTAGTGACGAAGGCTGGACGGCTAGCAGTGCATCGTACATACCCGGTGCGACGGGGCCGCTCAGGTCGACTTCCTCGACGTCATACTGTTTTGCCAATTCGTCAATTAACGGATGCTTTTCGACCTGCTGCATCGACATCATCTGCATCACGGTTCCGCCCATCAATCGAGCGTCGGTAGCAACAATGCCGACCCGTTTCCGCGACCCTTCGGCAACCGTATTGATCGAGCGAACCAGCTCGTATTCGACGGGAATGCCGTATTCGAAGATCGGCACCGTCACCTTTTCGAGTCCTGATCGGAATGCGGCCCCCATAATCAACCGTTTGCGTTGAAACGACCCCTTTTCACGCACCATCCGTTCGACCGGTTCGATACCAAATCGCTCGGCTGCCAACGCGGCTTCTTCACTAAACAGTTCAATGTTGTCGTAAAGATTGACCTTGATCGTTCGCTCTTGCTTTGCCGCCTCGCTGCGGAACTCCTTCAATAGGTTGACCAATTCGTAGCGAGTCCGTGCATACAACTCCGGCACATCGGAACTGATGAACGCGTCGATCACAATCGGACGGTCGGAATCCAGATTGCGGATCAAACTTTTCGTCGCATCGGCGAGCGAACTGACCTTGCCTTCGGTCGCGTCGTAGCGGACCACATCTTTATTGCGAAATAGCGTCACGGCACCTGCGGTAATGGCGACAAGTGCTAGCACTCGAGCAATGTAGTGCCAAGCCATCGTGTTTCCATCCTTGCCACCCGTCCAATGCCGGCGTCCGATCAGCACCATTGACGCGTACAAAGCAACACCCGCAACAAGCAAAAAATAGCCGACCGATGACAAACTAATCACGCCGCGACCAAAATCGTCAAACGGGCGAGCAATCCCGCTGGCGGCCAGCCATTGTGCAATTTTTTGGTTGGGGCTGATCGAATCGGCCAGCGATGCGAACGCGAGCGGTGCATTGAAAAGGGCTCCAAGAATAAATCCGACCGTCAAGTTTCCCGTCAAGAACGACGCGATCATGCCGATTGCGATCATTGCCAAACCAACGAACCAGTAACCGAGGTAAGTCGTGAAAATCAGCCCTGTGTCAACCGCACCTTCCGTCAAAATTGCCAAGGTTACAAACGTACTGAGTTGGCTAAACAGCAACGAAGCGGTGAAGATCGAGGCGGCGGCCATGTATTTGCCGATCACAATGTCGAAGTCATCCGCGGGCAGCGTGAGTAGCAATTCGTCGGTGCCTTGCCGTTTTTCCTCCGCCCAAATACTCATCGTGATCGCAGGGATGAAGACCAGCATGATCAACGGGAACCAATAGTTGAGTTGATCAAGTGTGGCCAGGTTTTGGTTAAAGAACTCGTAGGGCCAAAACGCAGCAACCGAAGTCAGAAACACAAAGATACACAAAAACACGTATCCCGTCGGGTTGCCGAAATAGCCGACAAAGTTGCGTTTGAGGACCGCGTAGGCAACCTTCTTGGTTCCGGCCAACAGTGTGACGACGGCAAGCAAGACCAATAGCAGTATCAAATCGCGGACGACGAGACTGAGGATCGCGGAGGTGACGTTATTGAGCGTCATGGTTTTGAATTTGTTGTAAGTAAGAAGTAAGAAGAAGGGTTGGATTTCCAAAAAGCTTATGCTTCACGGGTCAATGCGTAGAAGGCATCATCAAGACCGTTTTCGCCATTTTCAGCTTCGCCATGCTGTCGTAGTCCAGCAACGTCGCCGTCGTAGACCAAACGGCCTTCGTTAATCATAACCACGCGACTAGCCATCGCTTCCACTTCTTGCAAGATGTGGGTACTTAGCAAGATCGTTTTGGTTTCGCTCAGCCGACGCATCGTTTTCCGCACGCCACGAACTTGATTCGGATCCAAACCAGCGGTCGGTTCGTCCATGATCAATACGTCTGGTTCATGCAGCAACGCTTGGCTCATCCCGACCCGTTGTTTAAAGCCCTTGGACAGTTTGCTGATCGGTTTGTAGATCACACTCGACAGATCACAAATGTCGACAACGGCATCGATCCTATCTTTCTTTTGAGCCGACGACATGCCACGTGCATCGGCAAAGAAACTGAGCATTCCCGAAGGTGTCATCTCAGGATAGAGGGGGCCATTTTCGGGCAGGTAACCAAGATGTCGGCTGCCTTCGATCCGGTCTTCCATCATATTATGACCCGCGATTCGAGCCAGGCCTTCGCTCGGGGCGATGTAACCGGTCAACATTTTCATCGTCGTGCTTTTTCCGGCTCCGTTTGGACCAAGAAAAGCAACAAGCTCTCCTTCGCCCACCGAAAAAGTCACCTCTCGGGCGGCGGCGAACGGACCATAAAACTTGCTAAGCCCAATCGCCTCGATCATCGGCTTGCGAGATTCGGTTTCAATCGTCATACGGCAATCTTTGCTAGGAATAACATGGAGTGAAAGGGAGAAATATACCGCTCAACGGTTTCTTCTCAACACCGCTACGTGATGAAACTCAGAGCGGTTCACCTAGTTTTGGACGATAATAGGCTTAGAATGATCGAAAAGAGACACTCTGATCGTATGGATAGAAAATGAAAATAGGGATCGTTGGTACAGGAATGGTCGGATCGACGGCCGCTTATGCACTTGTGATGCGAGGAATCGGCAGCGAAATTGTCCTGGTCGACCAAAACAAATCGCGTTCCTCGGCAGAAGCGAACGATATTTTGCACGCCATCCCATTTGCTCACCCACTCGACATTTTTTCAGGCGATTACAGCGATCTGGCGAAATGCCGCGTTGTCATCATCGCCGCAGGCGTTTCACAAAAACCTGGCGAATCGAGACTTGAACTACTACAGCGGAACGCCGACGTCTTTCGCCAGGTCGTCCCTAAGGTACTCGAGGCTGCGAAGGATGCCGTCATCGTTGTCGCGACCAATCCGGTCGACATAATGACTCATATGGCCAGCCATTTCGCTGGGCAAATGGGCGTCTCGGCCAACCGCGTGCTCGGCTCCGGAACGACGCTCGATACCGCACGCTTTCGCGCCCTGCTTGGACGCCATTTGGATGTTGACGCCCAACATGTTCATGCCTACGTCGTCGGAGAACACGGCGATTCCGAAGTCCTCAGTTGGTCGTCGGTTACGATCGCCGGTTTGTCACTCGAGGAGTTTTGCGAGGTGAGGAACCTGAACTTGTCCACGCAAGATCGTAGAAAGATCGAACAGAACGTACGCCAAGCTGCCTACCAGATTATCCAAGGAAAAGGGGCAACCTATTACGGCATTGGAAGCGCATTGGCTAGAATCGTATCGGCAATCTTGAACGATCAACGCGCCATACTCACCGTCTGCGGACGTGTCGAAAAGATCGGCGGCGTCTCCGATGTGACCATCGCACTGCCCCATCTAATCGACGGAAACGGATTGGTCGACTTAATTCCCCAGACGCTAAATGAACAAGAAATGAAGGCGCTCGAGGTGAGTGCAGCCGTCATTCGCAATGCGATTGATTCGATCCATATCGACTAGCCCGTTAACCCCACGTGGCCAACGCCTCACGCGGTTAACCGTAGGACACGCCCAGCCCGTAGGACACGCGGTTAAACGAAAAAACGGACTTTGCCTAAGCAAAGCCCGTTATTGAATTCTGGTCACACGCTTTGTGCTGCTGACTAGTTGCAGCAACGACGAGCGGCACAACGTGCCTTCAATCTAGCGAACAAACCACAACGTGGAGCTGGCTCGCAGCATACTGGCTCTGGGGCACAGCAAACTGGTTCTGGAGCACAGCACACTGGTTCTGGGGCACAGCAAACTGGCTCTGGAGCACAGCAAACTGGTTCTGGAGCACAGCAAACTGGCTCTGGAGCACAGCAAGTTGGCTCTGGAGCACAGCAGGTTGGCTCTGGGGCGCAGCAAGTAGGTGCAGCTTCGCAGCAGCTCGAGCCACGATTCTTTTTAAAACAATCAAACAGACCGGCGTCAGCTTGAGGAGCCAAAACACTGCCAGCAACCGCAAACAGGGTCAAAGCCAAAATCGAACGTACCATGGGTATTTCCTCTCGAAAATGTGGAGATATTGGCTTACCAATGTGGGAAACCTAGGCGAAGTTTACGGATTGCAAGCTTTACGTCAAGGAGCCAGTTTTTTCTGCTCGTTGGTTGCTGCACATTAGCCATTTGTCATTTGCGACAGCTATTGCCGCCTGCAGTGCCATAAAAACCATTTTTTGGCCAAATAGGAGACATAAGCAGGAGGGGGGAGATTTTCCGAGAGAATTCGGACGAAATCAAAATTATTTGCAGCGAGACCAATTCTCGGACCTATCCGCAAAGCAAGCTACAAATGTCCAAGCAGGCGACAAGCCCCCCAAAGGACCAATGCCGAGGGACCAATGCCAAGGGACCAATGCCAAGAGATCAAAAAAAAAGCTCCCGGAAAGTACGAAATCCTAGGGGGGCGGAGGACAACGCGCTTCATTTCCGGGAGCCGGTGGATTGTGGTCCGACCAGGTCAATCACATCCTTGTGTTGACTGATCGAACACATAACATCGCAAAATTGAAGTCACCTTAGCAAGCCCACTTCCGTGTGATTTCGCCGAGATTTGTTCCGCAGCCGCGAGTGAATTATTGCTAAGTCAAAATCGCTGCCGATGCTGGATCTTATCAAATTTGCCATGTGGCTCGCTTTGCAGTTCCGTGAGGGTTGCTCAGCGATGGGCGGAGAATAGAGGCAACGGCTTGCCTCGGTCAAGGCGAATTCAAAGGTGATTTCAAATTTTTTCAAAACGCCCGCGTTCACGCTACTAAACGGCTGTTCTTTAGGGATGAAAAGCGGGTCACGCCCCGACTGCGGCAAACGGTCCCACCTGCTCCAAACGCTCCATCGCTCGCTCAAATGACTCGTAGGATTCAAGCTCAATATATTTCATTTCGAGTGATTCGGCGTGTTCATCCCGTTGATCACCAAACCGGATCGATTCGGCTGACGTCCTGATCTGCTCCGCTCTTTCTTGCATCATTTGTGGATCGCTGTTTGGGATACAGACGATAAAGGTGGCCGCGTCTTGGGCGACAATCCGATCGACACTTCGCAGGGATGCACGAACGACTTGCAGCAATGCTCGGATACTACCGGTTGCTGGGCGCCCCGTCACATGCAGCGAGATCATTTGAGTTTTCTTTTTGAGTGCCTTGGATCTCGCTTGTAGCTCATCAAACTCCTTCTCAAGTGTCTCAAGCGCTGGCAGCCTCGCGTGCACGTCCGCGGGCGATTGCTCCTCGGCTGGCCCATAGGTTATCGTTCCATATCCCTCCGGTGCCCCCTCCATCGTCCCCGTTGGCGAAGGTTGTTCGCTTGTTGTGTCAACGTTTGCTGGTTCGTCCCGTCCCGCGGTGTCGATTGCTTGCGGAGCATCTGAATCATCCTTCTCGATCAACTCTGATCGAGCGTCATTTTCCATCTCCTGCGTCTCGCCCGTTGCAGCCTCGGCATCGGACTCCGACTTGGTACGTCGCCGTGGTTTAGGCAGCGGTCTCGACTTCGATGCTTCTTCAGGGCTCAGCGAGATCAAGCGCGGTGTAATGTTGTCCATCATGTAACCGCAGTTTCGGCCGTGTTTTTTGGCGTGGTAGAGTGCTGCGTCAGCCCGTTCGATCCATTGTGCAACGGTGTCCTCTTCGAGCGGTTGCGCGACCCCCATGCTAGCGGTTACCTGCAAATCATTGCCTTCATAGTCGATTACCTGCTGCGAAATCGCAACTCGTGCAGATTCGACAATACTTTCGCATTCCTCGACCGTGTAGCCGTCAATAATCACCGCAAACTCCTCGCCGCCAAAGCGGGCAACGATGCCGTACGATTTCAAGCGAGCATGAAACATTTGTGCGACCACTTTCAAGACTTCATCACCACATCGGTGTCCGTACTTATCGTTGAACGGCTTAAAGTGATCGATATCGAGTAGCACAAGTGTTCCGGCACGATCCATCCCCAGCGCATGGCGACGTTTCAAATGCTCATCAAACGCACCACGGTTTGAGATGCTCGTGAGTGCATCGGTTTGAGCCCTTCGTTCAGCCGATTCGAGCTGTTCCGCCTGATCGTGTATCTGCTTTTTGGCCGATTGCAGTTTCGATTGCATTTTTTCATTTGTTGCAATCAAGCGGTTCACCGCTTCCATCACAGCATCCGTCGAGGCAACCTCGTCGGACGATAGCGAATCAGTAACGGCTTGGATGTTGCCTTGATGATCATCCACATCGATGGCCATCCGAACGGCATTGTCTTTCAAGCGTTCCGCCACGATCGCCAATCGTTCCTGCTCGGCTCGCGCACGAGTCAACTCGAGCTGAATTTGAGATGATTGGGCAACCGATAGCTGATCGGACGACTCAAGCCACCCGATCCCGTGTGCGACCCAGCCACAACACAATCCGATCCCCGCACAGCTTAACGCGACCGCTAAGTCTAAAAACATGAGTATCTATCCAATTGAACGGGAAGGCATTTGGGATTTGTTTCTGGCGGCGGAATTTCGTAGTGGATCTTGCAAAAGATCCCCATGCGGTAGGGATTTCAAACGAGATCCACTACGAGCGGCCGGAAAGCCCGCTTAAGAGCTTATAGCTTGCAACGAGACCGAGGAGCGGTTTTCTGGGTCTAAGAAGTTGTTGGTCCAGCCAAAGGATTACACGGTTACAACGAATAAGCCGATCCTAACAATGAACGCTGGCAATCATCGTTGACTTCAACGCGAAGAAAGATTTTAATTCAGCGAACGTTTCGTCAACGCAAAGTGCAAAGTATCGGCTAGCGGAAAAACGCTAAGCGTTTCGGGATGCCCCGTGAACCGCCGAAAGTCTTGGCGACTTTCGCTACGATGTTTGCTGATAGGTTCAAACCATACTCGAGTAGGAAATCCACGATGCTTACCAAGAAGAACGTTCTGATGGCTATTTTCGCTGCTGCCGTTCCGACGGTCGCAATGGCTCATCCCGGTCACGGCACGGGCGGTGGATTCGTCCACGGGGTCTTGCATCCTCTGACCGGACTCGACCATGTGTTGGTCATCATCGCAGTCGCCCTGTTGTCGATCCGCTTAGGTGGCCATCGCTTTTGGACGATCCCTGCGGCCTTTATCGGTTGCTGTGCCGTCGGTGGCATGATCGCATTCGCAGGAATAACGCTACCGATGATCGAACCAATGATCGCCGCTTCGTTGTTGGTTGCAGGCGTCTTGCTGGTTCGCAGGCAGCAGGAAAAGCCTCTCGTCGTTGCGTTAGTGCCCCTGTTCGGAATCTTCCAAGGCTACGCTCATGTCGCGGAAACGGGCTCTGCGATTTCATTGGCCCCCTATGCGGTTGGCCTGTTGATCGCATCGCTTTTGCTAACCGCGATCACGGTTGGCTGCGGACTGCTGATTGAGCGTTTGCAATTCAAAGAACTGCTGAGCACCGTTTGCCGTGTTGCCGGAACGGGTTTCGCCGCCGCCGCGATCCTGATGTTATTTGTCTAGTGAATTTTATAGTTATACCGCATGGGCAACGACCCACGCATTTCGCTTTGCTGACCACGCGGCCCGGTTAACATGCTGTTTAACGTGCTAACGCGGTGACGGCGCGACTAGCTCTCGCCTCTTCGTAACGACGATACGAAGAGGCGAGAACTTGTAATCCCTCAACCACTGAGGTGGATAGTAACGGCCATAAGTTAATCGTGGGGTCAAAAACTCGCTCATCGAACCATCGATGATTGCGACATCCGTGACGGCTGGCGATGGTGGACCGTCAAATGCTGAATACCGAAACGATTGACCTTGAACCGTTTCCGTTTTTAATTCGGGATTGTGACTCGACAACTCCTTAAGCGAATTGGGCCAACGATCCTGTGCCCGCACAAACCGTTTGATCGCAACGGCTAACTTCGTCGCTCGACGCAAATCTTCCAAGGCCCCCAGTTCATAGGCGAACTCGGCATTTTCGAATAGCGTTTGACGTGCCTGAGAGTATTTGGAGCCAGCGGGGAGATTGACGGCTAAGACACCGGTGGGGTCAACCCCGGCCTGCGGTTCGTCCATTTTTAAGAGAATGCGAAAGCTCTTCTCTAAGTCACGCGTTGTCCTGATTCCCCCCTCTTGCTTCGATGCTTCCAATAAGCGATTCAAATAGACCGAATCGACCATCATGTTGTGTTGCAAGTTTTTTGAATCAGCGGGCATCCCGTAGGGTAAAATCGATGCAACGACTCTCTGCGCCGTCAGTGCAGGTCGATACCTGTACGCCGCATCGAGCTTGGCTTCGATTTCCAGCGTCCGCAGCAGATCGTCCGATAACTCCGACAATTGCTCATCCGACCAAACGTCATAGCTAAGCGTACCCGCCAAGAGAGCGTAGAGTCGTGCAATGTCGCCAAAACTCAAGCCCAATTGACTCGGGCCCATTTGACTCGGGCCCATTGAATAGGCATCGCCGTAGCCGTGGCCGTGAAACGTGATTCGACTTAGCAGCTTCAATGCTCGCGCCGCGTTTTCGCTGTCGCGATGATAGAACGCGTAGCGAAAATAGACCAACAAAAGACTGCTAAACCGGTCGTTTAGCGAAGCTCGTGTTTCAAACGTCGCATTGGAAAAACCATCTTGCTCGGCCAATAATTCTTCTGCGTTGTCCATCAACAACTCAACGTCTTGCACCATCTCTGCGAAGAGCGGGGCCTCCTCCCACGTCGTGTCCGGTGCGTTGAGAACGATTGGCAAATGGGACGGTCCGATGAGATCAAAATCGCGTACTTGTCCATAGATGACGTCGGACATCAAATCAAACTCGGCCATTTTGCGTTGAAACTGGCGTTCTTCCTGCTCAACGTTTGCATTTCGCGAAGATGACAGAACCGCTGGTGAAGACAACAGCGGGTTAGCTCCGCTGTATTCTTGTATCAATGTCGAAGAGGTTTGCTTGAGTTCGGCCCATGCCTGATACTCTCGGGCAAACCCGTAGCTGATCGCCGATAGCACGAGGACCAACGGGCACAACGCGATCGTCCAAAGTCCGACAGTTTTTCGATTCATATGTCGTATCCCATCAGTTTCTAAGTGTATTTTGGCAAACGTCTTTACACCTCTCCCGAGCGAAGCTTGGGGGAGGTCGAACGCGGCGTTAAGCCGTCGTTCGGGAGGGGGCCTACACGATGCGCTTCGTGCAAGTGCCGTACAGGCCCCCTCCCTCGCGAATGCCTTAAGGGCATCGCTCGACCTCCCCCGGGCTGCGCCGGGGGAGGTTGTTCTGCTACGTCATGGTGACATCGAACGAGTTGATAACTGTTTTAGATCAACACCCGCTTGCTCCCATCCTGCAAACCATTGATTCCCTGGTAATCCTGAGCCAAACGAATAAAGGACCGTCTCGGATGGATCATCGATTCTGGGTAGGAAACCGAAGTAGTTCTTCAGCACACTGTCGGGGAAGTAAGGCAACCGATCTCTTAGCAATTCCACCTTTTGATCTTCTGACAATTCGGGACCAAGCTCTAAGAACTGTAGAAGTACCCAAGCCAAGTGATTCACTCGACTTCTATTGGTAAACAACCTTTTTAAAGTTGTCTCAAGAGGATTCTCAATGTAATAATCACCAATCGAATCCAAAGATCGATCGTCTTCAGCTCTTCGGTCAAACTGACACCAAGTCGCCACGATGGCACGTCGCCGAGACTTGTTTCTCGATTCGGTGTCGGCGACAAAGTTGACGTATTGATCGAAATCATTCTCGTTGAGGCTCTTCTTGGTTTCAGGACGCTGCAGCTCGGCGATTATCGCAATCTCGACAAAATCCGCTGCCTCTTGCGACTTCAAGTTGACACTGCGGCGAGCGGCGCGGGCAGCGAGCCACATCAGCTGCAGTTTGCTTTGATAGTCGTCCAACGCTGATTGATCGAGTGGATTCATTTCTAGTCGTGTCCGCGATAGATACAAATTGCCGATAAGTTGCTGGACTTCATATTCACCAAGCCTGATGCCTTGGTAGCCAGAACCCGACATGATTTGCTGCAAACGATCGATTTTGTCTTGAGTATCGGACTGTTGTTCAGCAAGTTCCAATCGCCGCTCTACGGTCGGGTTGACGACCGTGTTTGGCTCATCAAGACTCCGATTGAAACGGAACGGATCGTAGTGATTGGGTGACTCACCAATTTGAGACCCTTCTTTACGCAGTGCCACTTTGACATCATCTGGCATGTCGGGCGAGTTCAAGACGAACCATGTTAAATCTCCGATCGGAAGCGTGATAGCAAACAGCAGAAGGGCTGCATGGAAACACCAAAACCGCCTTCCGAAACGCCGGTCCATCCAACGTCTCATCATCCACCATGTCGCGATGAACGGTACGACTGTAAGAATGACGATGTAAAGGATCCGTGACGAAACCGAAAACAGCGTGAAAAACACGTACCCCAGTGCCATGTAGGCCACGATCGGACTGCCGATCACGCTCAGCACTGGATTGCGGACTAGTTGAGCAAACCACTGGGAATATCCATAGATGAACGCCAGAAACCAAAACGCTAACCACAGCGGTAGCTGATCTTCGCTTGGGTTTGCATTGATGTAGCGAGCTAAAACGAACAAGTAAAACAAATTTGCCAGGCAAACAAAACCGAACGGAAGCAGTTGCCTGGTCAGCCAAGTCGTTCGTGGCGAGACGCCGTGTTCCGCAAAATAGCGAATGCGATCACGGTGATTGTCGCTCTGAAAAACGAGCACGCCGATCCACGACGTTGCCAGCGTTACCACAAGAATCGGAAAAACGAAGTTTCCGCTCGAACCGTGCCAACCGGCTGAGTACAAAGCGAGCAGCCCGACCAGGACGCTGGCGGACAGCAGACTCAAATAGGCTTTCTTGTTTTGATGGAAGAACTGCCAAAGCATGGCGGAACTTGGACGCAGTACCGATTGGCTCGTTTGAATCGACGCGTCGGACGCCCCTTCAAAAATGTGGTACGGATTCGGGCTTAGCCGTGAGCTTTCCGGTGCAAGCGTTTGCCGGGCAACGCGGTTCATTGCCAAAATTGCAACCGACAACGAGACGCCTACCGAAACAAGACACTGGGGCAATGTCTCGTCGTAACGGGAGTTGCCATAGTTGTAGTAAGGATCTTGTAGGTATGCGATTCCAAACCGAAGGAATGCGGGAATCACCGCCAGTGGGACAAATGCCAATAGCGAGGTCATCGAATTTTCGAATTTCCAAGCGGTTAGAAATCCGATCACGAG includes the following:
- a CDS encoding Gldg family protein, with the translated sequence MTLNNVTSAILSLVVRDLILLLVLLAVVTLLAGTKKVAYAVLKRNFVGYFGNPTGYVFLCIFVFLTSVAAFWPYEFFNQNLATLDQLNYWFPLIMLVFIPAITMSIWAEEKRQGTDELLLTLPADDFDIVIGKYMAAASIFTASLLFSQLSTFVTLAILTEGAVDTGLIFTTYLGYWFVGLAMIAIGMIASFLTGNLTVGFILGALFNAPLAFASLADSISPNQKIAQWLAASGIARPFDDFGRGVISLSSVGYFLLVAGVALYASMVLIGRRHWTGGKDGNTMAWHYIARVLALVAITAGAVTLFRNKDVVRYDATEGKVSSLADATKSLIRNLDSDRPIVIDAFISSDVPELYARTRYELVNLLKEFRSEAAKQERTIKVNLYDNIELFSEEAALAAERFGIEPVERMVREKGSFQRKRLIMGAAFRSGLEKVTVPIFEYGIPVEYELVRSINTVAEGSRKRVGIVATDARLMGGTVMQMMSMQQVEKHPLIDELAKQYDVEEVDLSGPVAPGMYDALLAVQPSSLAPDQFGRLVDAVKAGVPVAIFEDPIPFVNAYVTPTGQPKQSPGSMFGGGGPQPKGDIRELWEALEIESPGRAAMQGMYSPDLVWQQYNPYPNLEMNINDLWVFVKDDAPGVKKGEALSDQHPITSKLREVLALYTGAVRATGSTTLKHTPLLKTGSMSGLISMDKVTRILQGQSTLEREIDSVSPGLTIAMAIEGESLSGSKALAEDEEKDDATAESDDAGDGKESAMAPVKAVYVADMDMMLPVFLQIRADPEQAAEMRFQFQNVTFLLNAIDWLTGETEFIEVRKHEPIFASLKMIDAVKEEASSEVRKKSKAFQDESDATVREAQEKMDAGLKSLREELEKLQKEGADGRISRAEIQAKVQEFQTRQEREQRMLDVKQTKTEREMQKNIREIQRVADQKVTAIQNQVKAAAVVLPCIPPLIVGVIVFASRRLRERENISKSRLK
- a CDS encoding ABC transporter ATP-binding protein, which gives rise to MTIETESRKPMIEAIGLSKFYGPFAAAREVTFSVGEGELVAFLGPNGAGKSTTMKMLTGYIAPSEGLARIAGHNMMEDRIEGSRHLGYLPENGPLYPEMTPSGMLSFFADARGMSSAQKKDRIDAVVDICDLSSVIYKPISKLSKGFKQRVGMSQALLHEPDVLIMDEPTAGLDPNQVRGVRKTMRRLSETKTILLSTHILQEVEAMASRVVMINEGRLVYDGDVAGLRQHGEAENGENGLDDAFYALTREA
- a CDS encoding L-lactate dehydrogenase; protein product: MKIGIVGTGMVGSTAAYALVMRGIGSEIVLVDQNKSRSSAEANDILHAIPFAHPLDIFSGDYSDLAKCRVVIIAAGVSQKPGESRLELLQRNADVFRQVVPKVLEAAKDAVIVVATNPVDIMTHMASHFAGQMGVSANRVLGSGTTLDTARFRALLGRHLDVDAQHVHAYVVGEHGDSEVLSWSSVTIAGLSLEEFCEVRNLNLSTQDRRKIEQNVRQAAYQIIQGKGATYYGIGSALARIVSAILNDQRAILTVCGRVEKIGGVSDVTIALPHLIDGNGLVDLIPQTLNEQEMKALEVSAAVIRNAIDSIHID
- a CDS encoding GGDEF domain-containing protein, which gives rise to MFLDLAVALSCAGIGLCCGWVAHGIGWLESSDQLSVAQSSQIQLELTRARAEQERLAIVAERLKDNAVRMAIDVDDHQGNIQAVTDSLSSDEVASTDAVMEAVNRLIATNEKMQSKLQSAKKQIHDQAEQLESAERRAQTDALTSISNRGAFDEHLKRRHALGMDRAGTLVLLDIDHFKPFNDKYGHRCGDEVLKVVAQMFHARLKSYGIVARFGGEEFAVIIDGYTVEECESIVESARVAISQQVIDYEGNDLQVTASMGVAQPLEEDTVAQWIERADAALYHAKKHGRNCGYMMDNITPRLISLSPEEASKSRPLPKPRRRTKSESDAEAATGETQEMENDARSELIEKDDSDAPQAIDTAGRDEPANVDTTSEQPSPTGTMEGAPEGYGTITYGPAEEQSPADVHARLPALETLEKEFDELQARSKALKKKTQMISLHVTGRPATGSIRALLQVVRASLRSVDRIVAQDAATFIVCIPNSDPQMMQERAEQIRTSAESIRFGDQRDEHAESLEMKYIELESYESFERAMERLEQVGPFAAVGA